In Betta splendens chromosome 22, fBetSpl5.4, whole genome shotgun sequence, the following proteins share a genomic window:
- the dusp23b gene encoding dual specificity protein phosphatase 23b — protein sequence MSSFAPHNFSWVDPGKLAGLALPRMTCEYQYLLDNGIKHLVCLCERKPPYHDSCPELQLHHIKIADFTPPAPSQIDKFLSVVEEANSKNEGVGVHCMHGHGRTGTMLACYLVKTRKISGIDAINEIRRLRPGSIETHEQEKAVVQFYQRTK from the exons ATGTCCTCCTTTGCGCCGCACAACTTTTCCTGGGTTGACCCGGGAAAGCTGGCCGGGCTGGCGCTGCCCCGGATGACCTGTGAATACCAGTACCTGCTGGACAACGGCATCAAACACCTGGTCTGCCTTTGTGAGAGGAAACCCCCCTATCACGACTCGtgcccagagctgcagctgcaccacaTCAAGATAGCCGACTTCACCCCTCCTGCGCCCAGTCAGATTGATAAGTTCCTCTCCGTCGTGGAAGAGGCAAACTCCAAGAACGAG GGTGTGGGAGTCCACTGCATGCACGGCCATGGGAGGACTGGGACCATGCTGGCCTGCTACCTGGTGAAGACCAGGAAGATCTCTGGGATTGACGCCATCAATGAGATCCGCAGACTGAGGCCAGGTTCAATCGAAACACACGAACAAGAGAAAGCAGTGGTGCAGTTTTATCAGCGCACAAAGTAG
- the LOC114848695 gene encoding guanine nucleotide-binding protein G(I)/G(S)/G(O) subunit gamma-2, producing the protein MASNNTASIAQTRKLVEQLKMEANIDRIKVSKAVADLMSYCEAHAKEDPLLSPVPASENPFREKKFFCAIL; encoded by the exons ATGGCGAGCAATAACACGGCCAGCATCGCGCAAACCAggaagctggtggagcagctgaagatggAGGCCAACATTGACAGAATAAAG GTATCGAAAGCAGTGGCCGACCTAATGTCGTACTGTGAAGCTCACGCCAAAGAGGACCCGCTGCTATCGCCGGTGCCGGCGTCGGAGAACCCGTTCCGGGAGAAGAAGTTCTTCTGTGCCATCCTGTAA